From the genome of Candidatus Paceibacterota bacterium, one region includes:
- a CDS encoding helix-turn-helix transcriptional regulator, giving the protein MARAEPEIPDAPPLTPAVFHVLLALTGGELHGYAIMQEVAESTEGRMKMGPGTLYGTIRRLLEAHMIEESDQRPDPEMDDERRRYYRLTAVGQRAVKAEARRYAELAEVARRKRLLGKPIRAARAGELA; this is encoded by the coding sequence GTGGCAAGAGCCGAACCTGAAATCCCGGACGCGCCGCCGCTGACACCGGCGGTGTTTCACGTGCTGCTGGCGCTGACGGGTGGCGAACTCCACGGTTACGCCATCATGCAGGAAGTGGCTGAAAGCACGGAAGGCCGAATGAAGATGGGTCCCGGCACTTTGTATGGCACCATCAGGCGCCTGCTGGAGGCCCACATGATCGAGGAATCTGATCAACGTCCCGACCCGGAGATGGACGATGAACGCCGCCGCTACTACCGCCTGACGGCGGTCGGTCAGCGGGCGGTCAAGGCTGAGGCGCGTCGGTACGCGGAGCTGGCTGAAGTTGCGCGCCGCAAACGACTCCTGGGCAAGCCCATCCGGGCAGCGCGGGCGGGAGAGCTCGCATGA
- a CDS encoding site-2 protease family protein — protein MDPRQLISGLILYLGLLLLLTFHEFGHAWMAWRLGDNTAHSQGRVSLNPLVHIDPIGTVILPLLMVLIAPTGFLIGWAKPVPVDSDNLRNPRSDDIMVTLAGPWMNLLLAIAIMGLARLGHEVHSHSLMDVCRDMAHLSLLLCFFNLLPIPPLDGSQVVRSLVGMSHETYQQIARYGIFILILALQIPLVQRGLHTATTSSWLAIAGWLGVPVTP, from the coding sequence ATGGACCCGAGACAGCTCATCAGCGGCCTGATCCTCTACCTGGGACTGCTCCTGCTCCTGACTTTCCACGAGTTCGGCCATGCCTGGATGGCTTGGAGACTGGGCGACAACACCGCGCATTCTCAGGGCCGGGTCTCGCTCAATCCGCTGGTTCACATTGACCCGATCGGGACAGTCATCCTGCCGTTGTTGATGGTCCTGATAGCCCCGACCGGCTTCCTGATCGGCTGGGCCAAGCCGGTTCCGGTTGACTCCGACAACCTGCGCAACCCGCGCTCGGACGACATCATGGTGACGCTGGCCGGGCCGTGGATGAACCTGCTGCTGGCCATCGCGATCATGGGGTTGGCGCGCCTGGGTCACGAAGTTCATTCCCACAGCCTCATGGATGTATGCCGCGACATGGCCCACCTGAGCCTGTTGCTGTGCTTCTTCAACCTGCTGCCCATCCCGCCGCTGGACGGCTCGCAGGTGGTGCGCAGCCTGGTCGGCATGAGCCACGAAACCTACCAGCAGATTGCGCGTTACGGCATTTTTATCCTGATCCTGGCGCTGCAAATCCCCCTGGTCCAGCGGGGGCTCCACACCGCCACCACCAGTTCCTGGCTGGCCATTGCCGGCTGGCTGGGCGTCCCTGTGACCCCCTGA
- a CDS encoding alpha-L-arabinofuranosidase C-terminal domain-containing protein, which produces MRTIKQLTVAVALILTQPAVLLAAGPKEAALSLDLGQAGPAISPYIYGQFIEHLGRCIHDGIWAEKLWDRKFLLALDKSPWQVVRPAGAEFDAFLDPAGAYAGDHCLALWRRGEGAGDCGIVQKDIGVMAGKEYVGYAVIAAVSGEPAVEATLSWGAGADNRQAVPLTRLDREYRRVPFRFKAGGTIESASFSLRVVKPGLVWIGCVSLMPADNVHGMRADVLALIQQLNAPITRWPGGNFVSGYNWKDAIGERDRRPPRWERAWNAVEDNDFGLDEFMRFCAEVRTEPYIAVNTGLGSVQDAADEVEYATGSSRSRWGAERARNGQRQPYDVTWWGIGNEMYGNWQLGNVPVERYALRHNAFVAAMKAKNPRIKVIAVGSPGRWNDMLLPLSAAHMDLLSGHHYTQRKFKAPLTPEDTAKYEADFPTYCGSVMSGVRGVVADYRQRLGAATPGLDRVRLAVDEWGIVRDWNPAPDSPGVGAFEHFYPLGDALASARALHELIRSADLVAMANWAQTVNVIGAIKAGRNHAVLDPVGHLLALYRAHVGGSLVPARLSAAVPVDAVAALDAKNGHLSLGLVNYSASEEVVLSLKTSAGTLPRTAQAWRINGPSLTAINVPGKPESVTTSTLPAVDLGQPIRLPAHSITVLRGGR; this is translated from the coding sequence ATGAGAACTATCAAACAACTGACAGTGGCCGTAGCGCTAATCCTCACCCAGCCGGCGGTGTTGCTTGCGGCCGGCCCAAAAGAGGCGGCGTTGTCGCTGGACCTGGGCCAGGCCGGTCCGGCCATCTCGCCTTATATCTACGGCCAGTTCATCGAGCACCTGGGCCGCTGCATCCATGACGGCATCTGGGCGGAGAAACTCTGGGACCGCAAGTTTCTGCTCGCCCTCGACAAGTCGCCCTGGCAGGTGGTCCGCCCGGCGGGCGCGGAGTTCGACGCCTTTCTCGATCCGGCGGGTGCTTACGCGGGGGACCATTGCCTGGCACTGTGGCGGCGCGGCGAAGGGGCGGGAGATTGCGGCATCGTGCAGAAGGACATCGGCGTGATGGCGGGCAAGGAGTATGTCGGCTACGCCGTTATCGCGGCTGTCAGCGGCGAGCCGGCTGTCGAGGCCACGCTGTCGTGGGGGGCGGGAGCCGATAACCGGCAAGCCGTCCCGTTGACTCGGCTCGACCGGGAGTACCGCCGCGTCCCCTTCCGATTCAAGGCCGGGGGAACGATAGAATCAGCCTCGTTCTCGCTGCGGGTGGTCAAGCCCGGCCTGGTGTGGATCGGATGCGTCTCGCTGATGCCTGCCGACAACGTCCACGGCATGCGCGCCGATGTGCTGGCTCTGATCCAACAACTCAACGCCCCGATTACACGCTGGCCCGGGGGCAACTTCGTATCCGGCTACAACTGGAAGGACGCCATCGGCGAGCGCGACCGGCGTCCGCCACGCTGGGAACGCGCCTGGAACGCGGTCGAGGACAATGATTTCGGGTTGGACGAGTTCATGCGGTTCTGCGCCGAAGTCCGCACCGAACCCTACATCGCGGTGAACACCGGGCTCGGCAGTGTGCAGGATGCCGCTGACGAGGTGGAGTATGCGACCGGCTCCAGCCGCAGCCGTTGGGGCGCGGAGCGGGCGCGCAACGGGCAGCGGCAGCCTTACGATGTCACTTGGTGGGGCATCGGCAACGAGATGTACGGCAATTGGCAGTTGGGCAACGTGCCGGTCGAGCGCTATGCTCTGCGCCACAATGCGTTCGTCGCGGCGATGAAAGCGAAGAATCCCAGGATCAAAGTTATCGCTGTCGGATCGCCCGGGCGATGGAACGACATGCTCCTGCCGCTCAGCGCCGCGCACATGGACCTGCTCAGCGGGCATCATTACACCCAACGCAAGTTCAAAGCGCCCCTCACCCCTGAGGACACGGCGAAATACGAAGCCGACTTCCCGACCTACTGCGGCAGCGTGATGTCAGGCGTGCGCGGGGTGGTGGCCGACTACCGGCAACGGTTGGGAGCCGCCACACCCGGGCTCGACCGCGTCCGGCTGGCGGTTGACGAATGGGGCATCGTGCGGGATTGGAACCCGGCCCCCGACAGCCCTGGGGTCGGCGCCTTCGAGCACTTCTATCCGCTCGGGGATGCCCTGGCGTCGGCCCGGGCGTTGCATGAGCTGATTCGCTCCGCCGACCTAGTCGCGATGGCCAATTGGGCCCAGACCGTCAATGTCATTGGTGCAATAAAGGCCGGCCGCAACCATGCTGTGCTGGACCCGGTCGGCCACCTGCTGGCGCTCTACCGCGCGCACGTGGGCGGGAGCCTGGTCCCGGCGCGGCTCAGCGCGGCGGTGCCGGTGGATGCGGTCGCCGCCCTCGACGCGAAAAACGGACACCTCTCACTCGGCCTGGTGAACTATTCAGCAAGCGAAGAAGTCGTGTTATCCCTCAAGACTTCCGCCGGCACGCTCCCTCGGACGGCGCAGGCTTGGAGGATCAACGGTCCGAGCTTGACGGCGATCAATGTCCCTGGAAAGCCTGAATCCGTAACCACCAGCACACTGCCTGCGGTTGACCTTGGTCAACCCATTCGGCTGCCTGCTCATTCGATCACCGTGCTGAGGGGCGGCAGGTAA
- a CDS encoding DEAD/DEAH box helicase, producing MAKVLLRTGNGSRSAQASKYDAQNTVLSKTYGALADLRRELADSKAVVAQREELLRSFAVCADSQRAWLLLEDYFERLSLSRKDFPNTDWWPRLLAAQGRSRLEEVAFLFLRAQRSLPTELSVYANLDRFTQVEQAAQEQQLVQHLEKWLFPHKPVHFDSPRAFVRALCHPRPDPEQPGRYRLAVELHLVRPRTGEKARRLGEITELTTRAAHEQELFPPGDWEFIQWLAETHSTRRNGDEVLVLSNLELLHWLARWGDTHRLELAAGGGPPQPLEFRGELAELTPHLENGAKELAFTHRLTVPGGKHHSLSEVLFFNRHPVLALAGGTFYLLRNAPPPQVFELWARQPAVPMRHLSHRLLMHLRKTQSSQGVDWEQLCVAHAAKPQFVFELLDQTVRLRLLAKSQRDQSLWLWNGHEWQLHEAKKPRPGGKKPELLDDPRLDPASQWLRRLDWFTPEPGLWVGDANEGFLGALACAWADRPQEADYLGNPAFSRLFLARRQLRPRLVVKGSGIDWLAISAEWEQEGLKLTAADLKRLQSATGRYVKLPDSGWVELDASAVQTAHEAMADLGVDGLVPVAQRIGLEQAAHLDEEDLQRFGDSAQAKALRERLKNFAGLPVMDFPASVQAEMRPYQKDGFDFLCHLTRLRLGGILADDMGLGKTLQTLAWLTWLKDQHRKDPKPALVICPASVLHNWRREANRFTPHLKVLVLESGAARHNLRKQIPQYDLIVTNYALLRRDLEELQKFAFRAIILDEAQFIKNPGAQVTQSVKQLKADHRLALTGTPLENRLLDLWSIVDFIQPGYLGSQDRFTETYEPRGEGAESAQRIARRRLSAKLRPLLLRRLKQHVAKDLPERIEQRRDCQLGDEQRKLYLAELRRSREQVMKTVAEQGLNKSKIHVLAALTRLRQICCHPKLVGNDAASGKTETLFELLDSLVAEGQKVLLFSQFVQMLQLLEEECRQHQIPTHILTGQTKNRQEVVSAFQSDPNSAVFLLSLRAAGTGLNLTTASYVVLYDPWWNPAVEAQAIDRSHRIGQTRTVNAYRLISPGTVEEKIWELQQSKAQTIADVLGEEGFARSLSKTDLEYLFAED from the coding sequence ATGGCCAAAGTTTTACTCAGAACCGGGAACGGGTCACGTTCGGCGCAGGCTTCGAAGTACGACGCCCAGAACACGGTGCTTTCCAAGACCTACGGGGCGCTGGCGGACCTGCGTCGGGAGCTGGCTGACTCGAAGGCGGTCGTCGCTCAGCGGGAGGAGCTGTTGCGCAGCTTCGCCGTCTGCGCCGATTCGCAGCGGGCGTGGCTGCTGTTGGAGGACTACTTCGAGAGACTCTCCCTCTCGCGCAAGGACTTTCCGAATACAGATTGGTGGCCGCGTTTGTTGGCGGCGCAAGGCCGGAGCCGCCTGGAGGAGGTGGCCTTCCTGTTTCTGCGCGCGCAACGTTCGCTGCCGACGGAGCTGAGCGTTTACGCCAACCTCGACCGATTCACTCAGGTGGAACAAGCCGCGCAGGAACAACAGCTTGTCCAACACCTGGAGAAGTGGCTCTTCCCGCACAAACCGGTGCACTTCGATTCGCCGCGGGCCTTCGTGCGCGCCCTTTGCCATCCGCGGCCGGACCCGGAGCAGCCCGGGCGATACCGGCTGGCGGTGGAGCTTCACCTGGTGCGCCCGCGCACCGGTGAGAAAGCCAGAAGGCTGGGCGAAATCACCGAACTGACGACGCGCGCCGCGCATGAGCAGGAGCTCTTTCCGCCCGGCGACTGGGAGTTCATTCAGTGGCTGGCGGAGACCCATTCCACGCGTCGTAATGGCGACGAAGTCCTGGTGCTCTCTAACCTGGAGCTGCTGCACTGGCTGGCGCGCTGGGGCGACACGCACCGGCTCGAATTGGCCGCCGGCGGGGGGCCGCCGCAGCCGCTGGAGTTCCGCGGCGAGCTCGCCGAACTGACGCCGCACCTGGAAAACGGCGCCAAAGAGCTGGCCTTTACGCACCGGCTGACCGTGCCGGGTGGGAAGCATCATTCGCTCAGCGAGGTGCTGTTCTTCAACCGTCACCCGGTGCTGGCGCTGGCCGGGGGGACGTTCTACCTGTTGCGCAACGCGCCGCCGCCCCAGGTCTTCGAACTTTGGGCCCGCCAGCCGGCCGTGCCGATGCGCCATTTGAGCCACCGCCTGCTTATGCACTTGCGCAAGACGCAGTCCAGCCAGGGCGTGGACTGGGAGCAGCTTTGCGTCGCGCACGCGGCCAAACCGCAGTTTGTATTCGAACTGCTCGACCAGACGGTGCGGCTGCGGTTGCTGGCCAAGAGTCAACGCGACCAGAGTCTCTGGCTCTGGAACGGCCATGAATGGCAGTTGCACGAAGCGAAGAAGCCGCGGCCGGGCGGGAAGAAACCCGAACTGCTGGACGACCCGCGGCTCGATCCTGCCTCCCAATGGCTGCGCCGGCTGGATTGGTTCACGCCCGAGCCGGGCCTGTGGGTCGGCGACGCGAATGAAGGATTTCTGGGTGCGCTGGCGTGCGCCTGGGCCGACCGGCCGCAGGAAGCGGATTACCTGGGCAATCCCGCCTTCTCCCGGCTGTTCTTGGCCCGGCGGCAACTGCGCCCGCGACTGGTGGTCAAGGGCAGCGGCATTGATTGGCTGGCAATCTCCGCCGAATGGGAGCAGGAGGGCCTCAAGCTCACCGCCGCCGACTTGAAGCGCCTCCAGTCAGCTACCGGCCGCTACGTCAAACTGCCCGACTCCGGCTGGGTCGAGCTGGATGCGAGCGCGGTGCAGACGGCGCATGAAGCGATGGCGGACCTGGGGGTTGACGGCCTGGTGCCGGTTGCGCAGCGCATCGGGCTGGAACAAGCGGCGCACCTGGACGAGGAAGACTTGCAGCGCTTCGGCGATTCGGCCCAGGCCAAAGCGTTGCGCGAGCGCCTTAAGAACTTTGCGGGCCTCCCGGTCATGGACTTCCCCGCCTCCGTGCAGGCGGAGATGCGCCCCTATCAAAAGGACGGATTCGATTTCCTCTGCCACCTGACACGGCTTCGGCTGGGGGGGATTCTCGCGGACGACATGGGCCTGGGCAAGACCCTGCAGACGCTGGCGTGGCTGACGTGGCTGAAGGACCAGCACAGGAAAGACCCCAAACCGGCGCTCGTGATCTGCCCGGCATCGGTGCTGCACAACTGGCGGCGCGAGGCGAACCGTTTCACGCCCCATCTAAAGGTGCTTGTGCTCGAAAGCGGCGCCGCGCGCCACAACCTGCGCAAGCAGATTCCGCAATACGATCTCATTGTGACCAACTACGCGCTGCTGCGGCGCGACCTGGAAGAGCTGCAGAAGTTCGCCTTCCGCGCCATCATCCTGGACGAGGCGCAGTTCATCAAGAACCCGGGCGCGCAAGTGACCCAGTCCGTCAAGCAGTTGAAGGCCGACCATCGCCTGGCGCTGACCGGCACGCCCCTGGAGAACCGCCTGCTCGACCTTTGGAGCATCGTGGACTTTATCCAGCCGGGTTACCTGGGCAGCCAGGACCGCTTCACGGAGACGTATGAGCCGCGCGGCGAGGGCGCCGAATCGGCGCAGCGCATTGCGCGGCGCCGGCTCTCGGCCAAACTGCGACCGTTGCTGCTGCGCCGGCTCAAGCAGCATGTGGCCAAGGACCTGCCCGAACGCATCGAGCAGCGGCGCGACTGCCAGTTGGGCGACGAGCAGCGCAAGCTCTATCTTGCCGAGCTGCGCCGCAGCCGGGAGCAGGTCATGAAGACGGTTGCCGAGCAGGGCCTCAACAAGAGCAAGATCCACGTCCTGGCCGCCCTCACCCGGCTGCGCCAGATTTGCTGCCACCCCAAGCTCGTGGGCAACGACGCCGCCTCGGGCAAGACGGAGACCTTGTTCGAGCTGCTCGATTCGCTCGTGGCCGAGGGCCAGAAGGTGCTGCTGTTCAGCCAGTTTGTGCAGATGCTGCAATTGCTGGAAGAAGAATGCCGCCAGCACCAGATTCCCACCCACATCCTCACCGGCCAGACCAAGAACCGCCAGGAAGTCGTCAGCGCGTTCCAGAGCGATCCCAACTCCGCGGTCTTTCTGCTCAGCCTCCGCGCGGCGGGCACCGGCCTGAACCTGACCACGGCCAGCTACGTGGTGCTCTATGACCCGTGGTGGAACCCGGCGGTCGAGGCGCAGGCCATTGACCGCTCGCATCGCATCGGCCAGACCCGCACGGTCAACGCCTACCGGCTGATTTCGCCTGGTACCGTCGAGGAGAAGATCTGGGAGCTCCAGCAGAGCAAGGCCCAAACCATCGCCGACGTGCTCGGCGAAGAAGGCTTCGCCCGCAGCCTGTCCAAGACGGATCTGGAATACTTGTTCGCCGAAGACTGA
- the xylB gene encoding xylulokinase, with the protein MRSLLLGIDSGTQSTKALVVDARDGKVLASAAQQYDLIPNLPPGAKEQHPHTWRDATATAMRRALRQAKATPTEVKAIGVSGQQHGFVPLDKDGEVIRPAKLWCDTSTAAECAEITDKLGGLKQTIRALGNAVLPGFTASKILWLKQHEPKNYQRLATVLLPHDYLNFWLTGQKTMEYGDASGTALLDVRKRKWSSAVLEAIDPDLAGKLPPLQRSDQLAGTLQASTARMLDLNPGVLVSAGGGDNMMGAIGTGNTRPGVITASFGTSGTIYACAEKPVVDPQGEIAAFCDSTNRWLPLLCTMNVTVATEMVREDFGWSHEKFAAEAARVPAGSRGLLLLPYFEGERTPNMPEGTGVWFGVNQKTFEAGHFARAAMEGVTLGMNYGLRRLAELGVKPAQIRATGGGAKSKAWRQIMADVFDTEVVTLKVTEGAAYGAALQALWCWRLQQGEKVSISDLTDQFVAVNTSETAQPDPQRAAVYHELQGIQDAMSAALRGVFKQHRQFLLR; encoded by the coding sequence ATGAGATCACTTCTGCTTGGCATTGACAGCGGCACGCAGTCCACCAAGGCGCTCGTCGTGGACGCCCGCGACGGAAAAGTCCTCGCCTCGGCGGCGCAGCAATACGACCTGATTCCCAACCTGCCGCCCGGCGCCAAGGAGCAGCACCCGCACACCTGGCGCGACGCCACCGCCACCGCCATGCGCCGCGCGCTGCGCCAGGCCAAGGCCACCCCGACTGAAGTGAAAGCCATCGGCGTCAGCGGCCAGCAACACGGCTTTGTGCCGCTGGACAAGGACGGCGAGGTCATCCGCCCCGCCAAACTCTGGTGCGACACCTCCACCGCCGCCGAGTGTGCTGAGATCACCGACAAGCTCGGCGGCCTCAAGCAGACCATCCGCGCGCTCGGCAACGCCGTTCTGCCCGGCTTCACCGCCTCCAAAATTCTCTGGCTCAAGCAGCACGAGCCGAAGAACTATCAGCGCCTGGCCACGGTGTTGTTGCCTCACGACTACCTCAATTTCTGGCTCACCGGGCAAAAGACGATGGAGTACGGCGACGCCAGCGGAACCGCTTTGCTCGACGTCCGCAAGCGCAAGTGGTCCAGCGCGGTCCTGGAGGCAATTGATCCGGACCTCGCCGGCAAGCTGCCCCCCTTGCAACGCAGCGACCAGCTCGCCGGCACGCTGCAAGCCTCCACCGCCAGAATGCTCGACCTCAACCCCGGCGTGCTGGTAAGCGCCGGCGGCGGCGACAACATGATGGGCGCCATCGGCACCGGCAACACGCGCCCGGGGGTCATCACCGCCAGCTTCGGCACCAGCGGCACGATCTACGCCTGCGCGGAGAAGCCGGTGGTGGATCCCCAGGGCGAGATTGCCGCGTTCTGCGATTCGACCAACCGCTGGCTGCCGTTGCTCTGCACCATGAACGTCACGGTCGCCACGGAGATGGTGCGCGAGGATTTCGGCTGGTCGCACGAGAAGTTCGCCGCCGAGGCGGCGCGCGTGCCGGCGGGCTCTCGCGGCCTGTTGCTGCTGCCCTATTTCGAGGGTGAGCGCACACCCAACATGCCCGAAGGCACCGGCGTCTGGTTCGGCGTGAACCAGAAGACCTTCGAGGCGGGCCACTTCGCCCGCGCCGCGATGGAGGGCGTGACGCTGGGCATGAACTACGGCCTGCGCCGGCTGGCGGAATTGGGGGTGAAGCCGGCCCAAATCCGGGCCACTGGCGGCGGGGCCAAGTCCAAAGCCTGGCGGCAGATCATGGCCGATGTCTTCGACACGGAAGTGGTCACGCTCAAAGTCACCGAAGGCGCGGCCTACGGCGCGGCGTTGCAGGCGCTTTGGTGCTGGCGCTTGCAGCAGGGCGAGAAGGTCTCCATCAGCGACCTCACCGACCAGTTTGTTGCGGTGAACACCAGCGAGACGGCGCAGCCGGACCCGCAGCGCGCCGCCGTTTACCACGAGCTGCAGGGCATCCAGGACGCCATGTCCGCGGCCCTGCGCGGCGTGTTCAAGCAGCACCGGCAGTTCCTGCTGCGCTAA
- a CDS encoding glycosyltransferase family 2 protein: protein MRISIVTPSYRRSDWLKLCIASVADQAGEVEHIVQDAGSDDGTLAWLPGDKRVKAFVEKDQGMYDGINRGLRRAGGEILAYLNCDEQYLPGALGAVSSYFEQHPHVDVLFGDVVMVGPEGQYLYHRKMQTPLKYHTWTCHLSTLSCAMFFRRRVVFEWGELFDPRLRDVGDGEWMVRLLRRGARMAALGQFTSTFTHTGVNMSKGENARRENRELCQSAPAWARWIRPLFIAQHRLRRLLGGMYCRQPFAYEIYTSASLERRKRFEVQRPSSRAPR from the coding sequence GTGCGCATCTCGATCGTCACCCCGAGTTACCGCCGCTCGGACTGGCTGAAGCTCTGCATCGCCTCGGTCGCCGACCAGGCGGGCGAGGTGGAGCACATCGTTCAGGACGCCGGCTCGGACGACGGGACACTGGCTTGGCTGCCCGGCGACAAGCGGGTCAAGGCGTTCGTGGAGAAGGACCAGGGCATGTACGACGGCATCAACCGCGGGCTGCGCCGGGCGGGGGGAGAGATTCTGGCTTACTTGAACTGCGACGAGCAGTACTTGCCGGGGGCGCTGGGGGCGGTGTCGAGTTACTTCGAGCAACACCCGCATGTGGACGTGCTATTCGGGGACGTGGTGATGGTGGGGCCCGAGGGGCAATACCTGTACCATCGCAAGATGCAGACGCCGTTGAAGTATCACACGTGGACGTGCCATCTCTCGACGTTGAGCTGCGCGATGTTCTTCCGGCGGCGGGTGGTGTTTGAGTGGGGGGAACTGTTCGATCCGCGGCTGCGGGACGTGGGGGACGGGGAGTGGATGGTGCGGTTGCTGCGGCGGGGGGCGCGGATGGCGGCGCTGGGGCAGTTCACCTCGACCTTCACCCACACCGGCGTGAACATGAGCAAAGGCGAGAACGCCCGGCGGGAGAACCGGGAGCTGTGTCAGAGCGCGCCCGCTTGGGCGCGGTGGATCCGGCCGCTGTTCATTGCGCAGCACCGGCTGCGGCGATTGCTGGGGGGCATGTACTGCCGGCAACCGTTCGCCTACGAGATTTACACCTCGGCCAGTTTGGAGCGGCGGAAGCGATTTGAGGTCCAGCGGCCCAGCTCGCGGGCGCCGAGATAA
- a CDS encoding competence/damage-inducible protein A, with protein MIVELINTGSELMLGRVLNTHQQWLCRHLADLGYVVARQVAVADTGNDITQAIREALGRADLIIATGGLGPTSDDLTRDLVAGMLGVELREDPAVVAHIRQFFESRRRPMPERTRVQAQVPQGATVLPNPHGTAPGLAMEVRPNPFRAGGQPSWLIMLPGPPRELRPMFTDSVVPLLRRVAPPVSRLVCRTLRTAGIGESVVQEEIGGPLQPLVGAGLDVGYCSRPGQVDVRVAARGDDAGQRVGEAEAIIRGLLGRYIYGVGDEELETVVVRLMTGRQQTLALAESCTGGGIAHRLTNVPGASAVLLAGLVTYSNAAKQKFLGVRADTLARHGAVSKPVARQMAEGARRQTKADYALSVTGIAGPGGGTTRKPVGTVFIGLAGPSGTVVERNFNPYDRETFKQVTAQQALELLRRTIALPSAGPG; from the coding sequence GTGATCGTTGAACTCATTAACACGGGCAGCGAGTTGATGCTGGGGCGGGTGCTCAACACCCACCAGCAGTGGCTCTGCCGCCATTTGGCGGACTTGGGCTACGTCGTCGCCCGCCAGGTTGCCGTGGCCGACACGGGCAACGACATCACCCAGGCCATTCGCGAGGCATTGGGCCGCGCGGACCTCATCATTGCGACCGGCGGCCTGGGCCCGACCTCGGACGACCTGACGCGGGACCTGGTTGCGGGGATGCTGGGGGTGGAGCTGCGCGAGGACCCGGCGGTGGTCGCACACATTCGGCAGTTCTTCGAAAGCCGGCGCCGGCCCATGCCGGAGCGAACGCGGGTGCAGGCCCAGGTTCCCCAGGGCGCAACGGTCCTGCCCAACCCGCATGGCACCGCGCCAGGCCTGGCCATGGAAGTCCGGCCCAATCCATTCCGCGCCGGCGGCCAGCCGAGCTGGTTGATCATGCTGCCGGGTCCGCCGCGCGAGTTGCGGCCCATGTTCACTGACTCGGTCGTGCCGCTCCTGCGGCGAGTGGCGCCGCCGGTGAGCAGGTTGGTCTGCCGCACGCTCAGAACGGCCGGCATAGGCGAATCTGTGGTCCAGGAGGAAATCGGCGGCCCGCTGCAACCTCTGGTCGGCGCCGGGCTCGACGTGGGCTACTGCTCCCGGCCGGGGCAGGTGGATGTGCGCGTTGCCGCGCGCGGAGACGATGCCGGGCAGCGTGTGGGAGAAGCAGAGGCCATCATCCGGGGACTGCTTGGCCGTTACATCTACGGCGTTGGAGACGAGGAGCTGGAAACGGTTGTTGTCCGGCTTATGACCGGGCGGCAGCAAACACTTGCGCTGGCCGAGTCCTGCACCGGCGGAGGGATCGCGCACCGGCTCACGAATGTCCCCGGCGCCTCGGCGGTGCTGCTGGCGGGACTGGTTACCTACAGCAACGCCGCCAAGCAGAAGTTCCTGGGCGTCCGCGCCGACACGCTGGCCCGGCACGGCGCGGTCAGCAAACCGGTGGCGCGACAGATGGCCGAAGGCGCGCGCCGGCAAACGAAGGCGGATTATGCGCTTTCCGTGACCGGCATCGCCGGTCCCGGCGGCGGCACGACCAGGAAGCCGGTGGGCACTGTGTTCATCGGGTTGGCCGGCCCGTCCGGCACGGTGGTCGAGCGCAACTTCAACCCTTACGACCGTGAGACGTTCAAGCAGGTCACGGCCCAGCAGGCGCTTGAGTTGCTGCGGCGGACAATCGCGCTGCCGAGCGCGGGACCTGGTTGA